One region of Salinibacterium sp. TMP30 genomic DNA includes:
- the fdxA gene encoding ferredoxin — translation MTYIIAQPCVDLKDRACIDECPVDCIYEGDRMLYIHPDECVDCGACEPVCPVEAIYYEDDTPDKWADYYKVNVEFFDLLEVSSPGGAAKVGVIHLDHPLVAALPEGGGSSD, via the coding sequence TTGACGTACATCATCGCCCAGCCGTGTGTCGACCTTAAAGATCGCGCGTGCATCGACGAATGCCCTGTCGATTGCATCTACGAGGGTGATCGCATGCTCTACATCCACCCGGATGAGTGCGTTGATTGCGGGGCCTGTGAACCAGTGTGTCCGGTTGAGGCCATCTATTACGAAGATGATACGCCCGATAAGTGGGCGGATTACTACAAGGTCAATGTCGAGTTCTTCGACCTCCTCGAGGTCAGTTCGCCGGGTGGGGCCGCGAAGGTTGGCGTGATTCACCTGGATCACCCGCTTGTCGCTGCGCTTCCTGAGGGCGGCGGATCCTCAGACTGA
- a CDS encoding ABC transporter family substrate-binding protein, producing MTATKIMATIAVAASAALVLTGCVPQQSTTIAGSELTVAVTQPYTSGNPVTSYGASETNASIAYATGTGFTYFNDDSELVRDESFGHYEKVSDDPLAVTYTVSDGVRWSDGTAVDAVDLLLEWAATSGALNTPDADPANTINPETGAPLDRADARVLFDAGAPANSGIELVTELPQISDDRMSLTLVFDEPFADWETAFFGADSAAKPAHVVGIMSFASDDALTAKERVFSAITGGDESDLAEIARTWNTVFNFQGMPANESLVVSNGPYVVSRFVANQYVTLRANENYSGDRQPTFQEITIRFMSDPLAQAQALLVGAVQIVLPTMRTDVRDALETMDATVIDGTTDSFEHLDLQFAESKNGTFDDPLVREAFLKTVPRRELASAALADIQPRATLRDSFLFAPNDPGYRSVRSDNGSSEFAEVNIEGAKELLAEAGVSKPAVCVLFAAEDPMRVTEFELIKESAASAGFVVSDCSTEDWRAALGTPGVYDAALFSWQVARPGVGIAPGVFSTDGYANLNYFSDSRVDSLLSDANSVTTDADTQAKLLADADAALWQNRYGVPLFQHPATAAFDQDRVSTVSLSSLSRGIWWNVWEWKP from the coding sequence GTGACCGCCACGAAAATCATGGCGACCATTGCGGTTGCCGCCAGTGCAGCACTAGTGCTCACCGGATGCGTTCCCCAGCAATCCACAACGATTGCCGGCTCAGAGTTGACCGTAGCGGTCACTCAGCCGTACACCTCCGGAAATCCCGTCACCTCGTACGGGGCTAGCGAGACCAACGCGAGCATTGCGTATGCAACAGGCACCGGCTTCACCTACTTCAACGACGACTCCGAATTGGTTCGTGACGAGTCCTTCGGGCACTACGAGAAAGTGTCGGATGACCCGCTCGCCGTGACCTATACGGTGTCAGACGGTGTGCGCTGGTCAGACGGAACCGCGGTGGATGCCGTCGACTTGCTCTTGGAGTGGGCCGCAACATCCGGAGCGCTCAACACTCCAGACGCTGACCCGGCGAACACGATTAACCCCGAGACCGGTGCGCCCCTCGACCGTGCTGACGCCCGAGTCTTGTTTGATGCAGGAGCCCCTGCCAACAGCGGGATCGAGCTGGTCACTGAACTTCCGCAGATCAGTGACGATCGCATGTCGCTCACCCTCGTTTTTGACGAGCCGTTCGCTGACTGGGAGACCGCGTTCTTTGGCGCTGACTCTGCGGCGAAGCCTGCGCATGTGGTGGGGATCATGTCGTTCGCCAGCGACGACGCACTCACCGCGAAGGAGCGCGTTTTTTCGGCCATCACGGGTGGTGACGAAAGCGATCTCGCCGAGATTGCGCGCACGTGGAACACCGTCTTCAACTTTCAGGGCATGCCCGCAAACGAGAGCCTCGTGGTCTCGAATGGGCCATACGTTGTCTCGCGTTTTGTTGCGAACCAGTACGTAACGTTGCGCGCCAACGAGAATTACAGCGGCGACCGTCAGCCGACGTTTCAAGAGATCACAATTCGCTTCATGAGCGACCCGCTTGCTCAGGCCCAAGCACTCCTTGTCGGTGCGGTGCAGATCGTACTTCCTACAATGCGAACTGACGTTCGGGATGCCCTCGAAACGATGGATGCCACAGTCATCGACGGCACGACCGACAGTTTCGAACACCTTGACTTGCAGTTCGCGGAATCGAAAAACGGTACATTCGACGACCCCCTCGTGCGTGAAGCCTTCCTCAAGACTGTGCCGCGCCGGGAGCTTGCCTCTGCCGCACTTGCCGACATCCAGCCACGCGCCACTCTTCGCGATTCGTTCCTCTTCGCCCCCAACGACCCCGGCTACCGCAGCGTGCGATCAGACAACGGCTCAAGTGAGTTTGCTGAAGTGAACATCGAAGGTGCGAAGGAACTATTGGCAGAAGCGGGCGTGAGCAAGCCGGCCGTCTGTGTGCTGTTCGCGGCCGAGGACCCGATGCGTGTGACCGAGTTTGAACTGATTAAAGAATCTGCGGCGTCCGCAGGTTTTGTTGTGAGCGATTGCTCCACCGAAGATTGGCGCGCGGCGCTCGGGACGCCCGGTGTGTACGATGCCGCGCTGTTCAGCTGGCAAGTGGCGCGACCAGGAGTCGGAATTGCTCCCGGCGTGTTCAGCACCGATGGTTATGCGAACCTCAACTACTTCTCAGACTCCCGCGTTGACTCGCTCCTGAGCGACGCCAATTCGGTCACTACGGATGCAGACACGCAAGCCAAGTTGCTTGCAGATGCAGACGCCGCCCTCTGGCAAAACCGCTACGGAGTGCCACTTTTCCAGCATCCGGCAACCGCCGCGTTTGATCAGGATCGGGTCTCCACGGTGTCGCTATCTTCACTGAGCCGTGGCATCTGGTGGAACGTATGGGAGTGGAAACCGTAG
- a CDS encoding imelysin family protein, which translates to MITRPTRFGLAAAATIATHTLTGCVPNDAASTDNTISVDSSATDCVVSTSEAPSGNLVFRVTNSGDQVTEFYLLAADGLRIVGEAENIGPGISRDLVVLVQPGDYFTVCKPGMIGDGVGKSPFTVTESGTDRSFSGDIGTQVDVANANYTSYVKDQIENLVAGSEKFADAEASFDAYDQSKREALATQLVAYTTTLYSNVQDLQFTLDQQTNGAIGLLDEVASGKVPGEEEFWWHTDLGDFQANIDGAHVLYQGVRGILLEKDAELAATLDPEFEQVQALLDAQKVGDGFRLYTELSTSEIRAFSDQVNALAEPLSRLTAVLVL; encoded by the coding sequence ATGATCACCCGCCCCACCCGCTTCGGTCTCGCCGCAGCGGCAACGATCGCTACGCACACACTCACCGGGTGCGTGCCCAACGATGCCGCGTCAACAGACAACACCATTTCCGTTGATAGCAGCGCAACCGACTGTGTCGTGAGTACCAGCGAAGCACCCAGCGGAAACCTTGTTTTTCGGGTCACCAACTCCGGCGATCAGGTTACCGAGTTCTATCTGCTCGCAGCTGATGGCTTGCGTATTGTCGGCGAGGCCGAGAACATTGGGCCCGGTATAAGCCGTGACCTCGTGGTCCTTGTGCAGCCCGGCGACTATTTCACCGTGTGCAAGCCCGGCATGATCGGTGATGGCGTCGGAAAATCGCCATTCACGGTGACAGAATCCGGCACCGACCGCTCGTTCAGCGGAGATATTGGCACCCAAGTTGACGTAGCGAACGCCAACTACACGAGCTACGTCAAAGATCAGATCGAGAACCTGGTTGCTGGCAGTGAAAAGTTCGCGGATGCCGAAGCCAGCTTTGACGCCTACGACCAGTCCAAGCGCGAAGCACTAGCGACACAACTCGTCGCCTACACCACAACGCTATACAGCAACGTGCAAGACCTCCAATTTACGCTCGACCAGCAGACCAACGGGGCGATCGGACTGCTCGACGAGGTTGCCAGTGGCAAGGTCCCTGGTGAAGAAGAATTCTGGTGGCACACCGACCTCGGCGATTTCCAAGCCAACATCGACGGCGCCCACGTTCTGTATCAGGGTGTTCGCGGCATCCTGCTGGAGAAAGATGCGGAGCTTGCAGCAACACTCGACCCCGAGTTCGAGCAAGTACAGGCCCTGCTCGACGCGCAGAAGGTGGGCGACGGCTTCCGCCTCTACACCGAGCTCTCAACCTCAGAGATTCGCGCATTCTCCGACCAAGTAAATGCTCTCGCCGAGCCCCTGTCCCGCCTTACCGCGGTACTGGTGCTATAG
- the dapC gene encoding succinyldiaminopimelate transaminase has translation MARTPLALPDFPWDALVPYGTIARTHPDGFVDLSVGSPVDPTPQIIRESLASATDAHAYPTTTGTVQLREAIVEWFERRRGVAGLTVDHVLPTIGSKELVALLPLLLGLGKDDVVVHPSVAYPTYAIGAALVGAASFASDDPAEWPENTALVWLNSPGNPDGRVSDVEQLRTAVARARELGAVIASDECYAELNWSGPDPTPSILDPEVIGDDRSSVLAVYSLSKQSNLAGYRAAFIAGSSQLIAELLAVRKHAGLIAPAPVQEAMVTALRDEAHVAHQRELYRVRRAKLLPALERAGFHIDDSIAGLYLWATKNEDSWQTVGDLAQSGILVVPGSFYGEEPARHVRIALTASDDTIAEAVARLELLA, from the coding sequence ATGGCGCGCACGCCGTTGGCCCTGCCCGATTTCCCTTGGGACGCTCTCGTTCCCTACGGCACGATTGCGCGCACGCATCCCGACGGTTTCGTCGATCTTTCGGTCGGATCGCCCGTAGATCCAACCCCGCAGATCATCCGTGAGTCACTTGCGTCAGCAACGGATGCTCACGCTTACCCCACCACCACCGGCACCGTGCAGTTGCGCGAAGCGATTGTGGAATGGTTTGAACGTCGCCGCGGTGTGGCCGGGCTGACTGTCGATCACGTGCTGCCCACGATCGGCTCGAAGGAGCTCGTGGCACTGCTGCCGCTATTGCTCGGACTGGGCAAGGACGATGTGGTTGTGCATCCGTCGGTCGCCTACCCCACCTATGCGATCGGTGCGGCGCTAGTCGGTGCCGCATCGTTCGCCTCAGACGACCCCGCTGAGTGGCCGGAAAACACGGCGCTCGTCTGGCTCAATAGCCCCGGTAACCCCGATGGTCGCGTTTCTGATGTCGAACAGCTGCGGACAGCGGTTGCTCGAGCCCGTGAACTCGGAGCGGTGATCGCCTCGGATGAGTGCTACGCCGAGTTGAACTGGAGCGGACCAGACCCCACACCGTCGATTCTGGACCCCGAGGTGATCGGAGACGATCGTTCGTCAGTGCTCGCGGTGTATTCGCTCAGCAAGCAGTCGAATCTCGCCGGCTACCGCGCCGCATTCATTGCCGGATCCTCGCAGCTCATCGCGGAACTGCTTGCCGTTCGCAAGCATGCCGGTCTCATTGCGCCAGCCCCCGTGCAAGAAGCCATGGTTACGGCGCTGCGCGATGAAGCCCACGTTGCCCATCAGCGTGAACTCTACCGGGTGAGGAGAGCGAAACTGCTCCCCGCCTTGGAGCGCGCTGGATTCCACATCGACGACAGCATTGCTGGTCTCTACTTGTGGGCAACCAAGAACGAAGACTCGTGGCAGACGGTGGGGGATCTTGCGCAGTCCGGCATCCTTGTTGTTCCTGGTTCGTTCTATGGCGAAGAACCTGCCCGTCACGTTCGTATTGCTCTCACGGCAAGTGATGACACCATTGCGGAGGCTGTAGCGCGGCTCGAATTGCTGGCTTAA
- the typA gene encoding translational GTPase TypA, whose translation MAMATRSDLRNVAIVAHVDHGKTTLVDAMLRQTNSFEAHAHLEERAMDSNELEREKGITILAKNTAISYKGKYATDGPITINVIDTPGHADFGGEVERGLSMVDGVVLLVDASEGPLPQTRFVLRKALEAKLPVILLVNKTDRPDARIDEVVGESQDLLLGLASDMADDVPDLDLDAILDVPVVYASGRAGAASWNKPENGTMPDNEDLEPLFDAILKHVPAPSYDDEHPLQAWVTNLDSSPFLGRLALLRVFNGTIKKGQTVAWVKHDGSVANVRVTELMITKALDRYPAESAGPGDIVAVAGFEDIFIGETLCDPDDVRPLPTITVDEPAISMTIGTNTSPVIGKVKGHKLTARMVKDRLDRELVGNVSLKLVDIGRPDAWEVQGRGELALAILVEQMRREGFELTVGKPQVVIKKIDGKVHEPFEHLTIDAPEEYLGAITQLLAARKGRMEGMSNHGTGWVRMEFIVPSRGLIGFRTEFLTITRGSGIANAVSHGYEQWAGEILTRVNGSIVADRAGVATPFAMVALQERMSFFVEPTQEVYEGMVVGENSRADDMDVNITKEKQLTNMRQSTSDSFERMTPSRKLTLEECLEFAREDECVEVTPEFVRIRKVELDANARARQTSRLKKQNA comes from the coding sequence ATGGCTATGGCCACTCGCAGCGACTTGCGCAACGTAGCAATCGTTGCCCACGTTGACCACGGAAAGACCACCCTCGTTGACGCGATGCTTCGCCAGACGAACTCGTTCGAGGCGCATGCGCACCTAGAAGAGCGTGCAATGGACTCGAACGAGCTTGAGCGCGAAAAGGGCATCACGATTCTCGCGAAGAACACCGCGATCTCGTACAAGGGCAAGTACGCCACAGACGGACCGATCACCATCAACGTGATCGACACCCCTGGCCACGCCGACTTTGGTGGCGAGGTTGAGCGTGGACTCAGCATGGTCGACGGAGTAGTTCTTCTCGTTGACGCGAGTGAGGGCCCGCTTCCGCAGACTCGGTTCGTGCTTCGGAAGGCGCTTGAGGCTAAGCTTCCCGTCATCCTGTTGGTCAACAAGACGGACCGCCCAGATGCGCGCATCGACGAGGTTGTTGGCGAGAGCCAAGACCTGCTGTTGGGTCTCGCAAGCGATATGGCCGATGACGTTCCCGATCTTGACCTCGACGCCATCCTTGACGTTCCGGTTGTTTACGCGTCGGGTCGTGCTGGCGCTGCAAGCTGGAACAAGCCGGAAAACGGCACGATGCCAGACAACGAAGACCTCGAGCCGCTGTTCGATGCGATCCTCAAGCACGTTCCTGCGCCGTCATACGATGACGAACACCCCCTTCAGGCGTGGGTCACTAACCTCGACTCCTCGCCGTTCCTCGGTCGCCTCGCGTTGCTTCGCGTCTTCAACGGAACCATCAAGAAGGGTCAGACTGTTGCCTGGGTCAAGCACGATGGAAGCGTCGCCAATGTGCGCGTAACCGAGTTGATGATCACGAAAGCGCTCGATCGTTACCCTGCCGAGAGTGCGGGCCCCGGCGACATCGTCGCTGTTGCCGGATTCGAAGACATCTTCATCGGTGAAACCCTGTGTGACCCCGATGACGTTCGCCCGCTGCCGACCATCACCGTCGACGAGCCCGCAATCTCTATGACCATCGGCACCAACACCTCGCCGGTCATCGGCAAGGTTAAGGGTCACAAGCTCACAGCTCGAATGGTCAAGGACCGTCTCGACCGCGAACTCGTCGGAAACGTTTCGCTCAAGCTCGTTGACATCGGACGCCCCGACGCGTGGGAGGTTCAGGGCCGTGGAGAGCTCGCGCTCGCCATCCTCGTCGAGCAGATGCGTCGTGAAGGATTCGAACTGACTGTTGGCAAGCCGCAGGTAGTTATCAAAAAGATCGACGGCAAGGTTCACGAGCCCTTCGAGCACCTCACGATCGATGCGCCCGAAGAGTACCTCGGCGCTATCACGCAGCTTCTTGCTGCTCGCAAGGGCCGCATGGAGGGCATGAGCAACCACGGAACCGGCTGGGTTCGCATGGAGTTCATTGTTCCCTCGCGCGGTCTCATTGGTTTCCGCACCGAGTTCCTGACCATCACGCGTGGTTCCGGTATCGCTAACGCGGTATCCCACGGCTACGAGCAGTGGGCTGGCGAGATCCTCACCCGCGTGAATGGTTCGATCGTTGCCGACCGTGCCGGTGTTGCTACTCCATTCGCGATGGTTGCTCTGCAAGAGCGCATGTCGTTCTTCGTTGAGCCCACTCAAGAGGTTTACGAAGGCATGGTTGTTGGCGAGAACTCGCGCGCCGACGACATGGACGTCAACATCACCAAAGAGAAGCAGCTCACCAACATGCGCCAGTCGACGTCTGACTCGTTCGAACGCATGACGCCGTCGCGCAAGCTGACTTTGGAAGAGTGCCTCGAATTCGCTCGCGAAGACGAGTGTGTAGAAGTTACGCCCGAGTTCGTGAGAATCCGCAAGGTTGAACTCGACGCTAACGCGCGCGCACGTCAAACCTCGCGCCTCAAGAAGCAAAACGCATAG
- a CDS encoding PIG-L family deacetylase produces MKDRAQRVLVITARPDDEAPVFGATIATLVQRGTELIVLTCSNSSATEDVDASARVILGITAHHVLRNDDGHQFSSVTARDLAADLAAAITSIKPDVVVSYASSASGSNRESEARLVHEATAHATELAGVPFYTASSVPVDRGVAVSTSTAIAFKRRAMEIYDDEVPVGESVSTPPEYLCRFRRRAVVIGERSRFERVVLALASMAVGALVGLVLTAVHQSAITLFGARVPWGIIAAVALTTALILGLRLIYDTRIAPGFASLGVLLMSAVLATAMPGGTILIPGNVSGYVWTFAPVLIVLLVVGWPRVNRQASTPSRDNIELNSPVKGADNS; encoded by the coding sequence ATGAAAGATCGGGCACAGCGGGTGTTGGTGATCACAGCACGCCCCGACGATGAGGCACCGGTTTTCGGTGCGACCATCGCCACCCTGGTGCAGCGCGGAACCGAACTCATTGTGCTGACCTGCAGTAATTCGTCGGCCACAGAGGACGTCGACGCCAGTGCGCGAGTGATCTTGGGTATCACCGCGCACCACGTCTTGCGTAATGATGACGGGCACCAGTTCAGTTCCGTCACTGCACGCGACTTGGCAGCTGATCTTGCCGCAGCAATTACCTCGATTAAGCCGGATGTCGTTGTGAGCTACGCGTCGTCTGCCAGCGGCAGCAACCGAGAGTCGGAAGCGCGACTCGTGCACGAGGCAACGGCGCATGCTACTGAGCTTGCGGGTGTTCCGTTCTACACGGCATCATCTGTTCCTGTTGATCGGGGCGTTGCGGTCTCCACGTCCACGGCCATTGCCTTTAAGCGTCGTGCCATGGAGATTTACGACGACGAGGTTCCTGTGGGCGAGAGCGTTTCGACGCCGCCCGAGTATTTGTGCCGTTTTCGCCGCCGCGCAGTGGTGATCGGGGAGCGTAGTCGCTTTGAGCGCGTAGTGCTCGCGCTTGCTTCGATGGCGGTTGGCGCGCTCGTTGGTCTCGTTCTCACGGCGGTACATCAGTCGGCAATCACACTCTTTGGTGCGCGTGTGCCGTGGGGCATCATCGCCGCTGTTGCGTTGACAACAGCTCTCATTCTTGGGTTGCGGCTCATCTATGACACTCGCATCGCACCAGGATTCGCGTCCCTTGGCGTGTTGTTGATGTCTGCCGTCTTAGCGACTGCAATGCCCGGTGGCACTATTCTGATCCCGGGAAATGTGTCGGGCTACGTCTGGACCTTTGCCCCGGTGCTGATCGTGCTGCTGGTCGTCGGCTGGCCACGGGTGAACCGTCAGGCGTCGACGCCAAGCCGCGATAACATTGAGTTGAACTCTCCCGTGAAAGGTGCGGATAACTCTTGA
- a CDS encoding ABC transporter ATP-binding protein: MTNPETVPVTSSSSSEEAPLLRIRGLEVGFETQRGVVQAVRGIDLTLYQGQSLAIVGESGSGKSTTAQAVIGLLPGTGKVLGGSIEFEGNDLTQFSDAQFSEVRGSQIGYVPQDPMSNLNPVWSIGFQVEEAIKANGIAQGKEARQRTIEVLKEAGLSDAADRLKQFPHQFSGGMRQRVLIGIGLSARPKLLIADEPTSALDVTVQRQILDHLQTLTRDYGTSVLFITHDLGLAAERAEQLVVMYKGKVVESGPSREILENPQHPYTQRLVAAAPSLASRRIQSIKSQKSSDNDLRIFGQGSLDDALIARAASRESAATTDLIKVNNITKVYEIRKQGFRKDKLLAVNDISFGVKKGTTTALVGESGSGKSTVAKLILQLESLTSGSIEFDGVDLAGIKGQELLNFRRRVQPVFQDPYGSLDPQYSVGNTIAEPLLAHRVGTTKERFTRVSELLDQVSLPQATRHRYPGELSGGQRQRVAIARALALKPDVLVLDEAVSALDVLVQGQVLNLLTELQAELDLTYLFITHDLAVVRLVADNVCVMQGGRIVEAATTDEVFENSSNPYTQELLEAIPGANIKLGA, encoded by the coding sequence ATGACCAATCCAGAAACAGTTCCCGTGACATCATCGTCATCGAGCGAAGAGGCCCCTCTGCTGAGAATTCGCGGACTCGAAGTTGGTTTTGAAACCCAGCGCGGAGTAGTGCAGGCAGTGCGGGGTATCGATCTCACGCTGTACCAAGGACAATCGCTTGCCATCGTCGGCGAATCTGGTTCGGGAAAGTCCACCACTGCTCAAGCAGTGATCGGCCTGCTTCCCGGCACAGGAAAGGTGCTTGGCGGCTCAATCGAGTTTGAGGGCAACGACCTGACTCAGTTCTCGGATGCTCAGTTCTCTGAGGTTCGTGGAAGCCAGATAGGTTATGTGCCGCAAGACCCGATGTCGAACTTGAACCCGGTGTGGAGCATCGGGTTCCAGGTTGAAGAAGCCATCAAGGCCAACGGCATTGCTCAGGGTAAAGAAGCGCGCCAGCGCACCATCGAGGTGCTGAAAGAGGCGGGACTCAGCGATGCTGCCGACCGGCTCAAGCAGTTCCCGCACCAGTTCTCTGGTGGAATGCGTCAACGTGTTCTCATCGGTATCGGTCTTTCGGCTCGCCCGAAGCTGCTGATTGCCGACGAACCCACCTCGGCGCTCGACGTGACTGTACAGCGACAGATATTGGATCACTTGCAGACGCTTACGCGTGACTACGGCACCTCGGTGCTGTTCATCACGCACGACCTCGGCCTTGCTGCCGAGCGTGCGGAGCAACTCGTCGTCATGTACAAGGGCAAAGTTGTTGAGTCGGGTCCGTCCCGCGAGATCCTGGAGAATCCGCAGCACCCGTACACGCAGCGTCTGGTTGCTGCGGCTCCGAGCCTTGCCTCGCGTCGTATCCAGTCGATCAAGTCTCAGAAGAGTTCCGATAATGATCTGCGCATCTTTGGGCAGGGTTCTCTCGATGATGCACTCATCGCGCGTGCTGCGAGTCGCGAATCTGCCGCGACCACGGACCTGATCAAGGTAAACAACATCACCAAGGTTTATGAGATCCGCAAGCAGGGGTTCCGCAAAGACAAGTTGTTGGCCGTTAACGACATCTCGTTCGGCGTCAAGAAGGGCACAACAACAGCCCTGGTTGGCGAGTCGGGCTCGGGCAAGTCGACGGTTGCCAAATTGATTCTGCAACTGGAGTCGCTCACAAGCGGAAGCATCGAGTTCGACGGCGTTGACCTCGCAGGGATCAAGGGGCAAGAGCTCCTGAACTTCCGTCGTCGAGTTCAGCCGGTGTTCCAAGATCCATACGGTTCGCTTGACCCGCAATACAGCGTGGGAAACACGATCGCCGAGCCGCTGCTCGCGCATCGCGTAGGTACCACCAAGGAACGCTTCACTCGTGTGAGCGAATTGCTCGATCAGGTGTCATTGCCGCAGGCAACCCGTCACCGTTATCCCGGTGAGCTTTCGGGCGGCCAGCGCCAGCGGGTAGCAATCGCGCGTGCGCTAGCCCTCAAGCCAGATGTACTCGTGCTTGATGAAGCCGTGTCTGCACTCGACGTTCTGGTGCAGGGGCAAGTGCTGAACCTCCTCACAGAGCTGCAGGCGGAGCTTGACCTCACGTACCTGTTCATCACTCACGACCTCGCCGTTGTGCGACTAGTGGCAGACAATGTGTGCGTTATGCAGGGTGGCCGCATTGTTGAAGCGGCAACGACAGATGAGGTGTTCGAGAACTCGAGCAACCCGTACACCCAGGAACTACTCGAAGCGATTCCGGGCGCCAACATTAAACTGGGTGCCTAG
- a CDS encoding ABC transporter permease: MPSNNSGRQRPGQDHYIASLAETPVAEIDQVDETGKARSTWADAWESMRRRPMFWISSVLILIIVLVAAFPALFATYSPTECYLKFSNGDPQAGHPLGFTRQGCDVYSRIIFGTQASVTIGLLTTIMVTLFGGIIGALAGFYGGLLDSFVSRIGDVFFAIPTVLGAIVVISVIPVRDALSVSFVLALFAWPQIARIMRGSVLSARNSDYVMASAALGVSRFKTLVRHVIPNAIAPVIVIATVSLGIFIVAEATLGFLGIGLPSTIMSWGNDINQARVSVRTHPQTLLLPSAALSITVLAFLMFGDVVRDALDPEARARR, translated from the coding sequence ATGCCAAGTAACAACAGTGGCCGTCAACGGCCCGGCCAAGACCACTACATCGCCTCGCTCGCCGAGACCCCGGTCGCCGAAATCGACCAAGTCGATGAGACCGGTAAAGCGCGCAGCACTTGGGCAGACGCCTGGGAGTCAATGCGTCGTCGCCCGATGTTCTGGATTTCTTCTGTCCTCATCCTGATCATCGTGTTAGTAGCGGCATTCCCTGCGCTCTTTGCGACCTATAGCCCGACCGAGTGTTATCTGAAGTTCAGCAACGGAGACCCGCAAGCGGGGCATCCGCTCGGCTTCACGAGGCAAGGTTGTGACGTCTATTCCCGGATTATTTTTGGGACTCAGGCATCAGTCACGATCGGTCTTCTTACTACGATCATGGTGACCCTGTTTGGCGGAATCATCGGAGCCCTTGCTGGCTTCTATGGTGGGCTCCTCGACTCATTCGTATCGCGCATCGGTGACGTATTCTTCGCTATCCCCACCGTTCTCGGTGCAATCGTTGTTATCTCGGTTATCCCCGTTCGGGACGCGCTGAGCGTGTCATTCGTTCTCGCGCTCTTTGCGTGGCCCCAGATCGCGAGAATCATGCGTGGTTCGGTGCTTTCGGCCCGAAACTCCGATTATGTGATGGCATCTGCCGCGCTCGGAGTTTCACGCTTCAAGACGCTCGTGCGTCACGTCATCCCTAACGCCATCGCACCGGTGATCGTTATTGCCACGGTGTCGCTCGGTATCTTCATCGTCGCTGAGGCAACGCTTGGGTTCCTTGGAATCGGCCTTCCGTCGACCATCATGTCGTGGGGTAACGACATCAACCAGGCACGAGTTTCCGTTCGCACGCACCCGCAAACGCTGCTGCTGCCATCGGCCGCACTGTCGATTACGGTGCTTGCATTCTTGATGTTCGGCGACGTAGTTCGCGATGCCCTTGACCCGGAAGCGAGAGCCCGCCGATGA
- a CDS encoding ABC transporter permease — MLWYAGKRFLQMIPVFFGATFLIYFMVFAVPGDPIAALYGDHPPAPGVIEAIRAEYNLDKPFIVQYLLYIGGLFQGDLGTTFSGRSVTDVMAQAFPITARLALLALAIEAFFGIIVGLVAGLRKGKLFDASALVISLLLISVPTFVVGFVLQYIFGIQLGWARTTVSGDAPWGELILPAIVLASVSFAYIVRLTRASVADNLGADFVRTATAKGLSRRRVVTVHVLRNSLVPVVTYLGVDIGSLMVGAIVTEGIFNINGVGGTVYRAITLGEGPTVVSFVAVMVIIFVLANLLVDLLYASLDPRIRYAK; from the coding sequence ATGCTGTGGTACGCAGGCAAGCGTTTCCTCCAGATGATCCCGGTGTTTTTCGGCGCCACCTTCTTGATTTACTTCATGGTCTTCGCAGTTCCCGGCGACCCAATCGCCGCACTGTACGGAGACCACCCACCAGCTCCTGGCGTAATCGAAGCCATCCGGGCTGAGTACAACCTCGACAAGCCATTCATCGTTCAGTACCTGCTCTACATCGGTGGACTGTTCCAGGGAGACCTCGGAACAACGTTCTCCGGCAGATCGGTCACCGATGTAATGGCTCAGGCCTTCCCCATCACAGCTCGCCTCGCGCTGCTGGCACTCGCCATTGAAGCCTTCTTCGGCATCATCGTCGGCCTCGTTGCTGGTCTTCGCAAGGGCAAGCTGTTCGATGCCTCTGCCCTCGTCATCAGCCTGTTGCTGATCTCGGTGCCGACCTTCGTCGTGGGTTTCGTACTGCAATACATCTTCGGCATCCAACTCGGTTGGGCAAGAACGACGGTGAGTGGCGACGCTCCCTGGGGCGAACTGATTCTGCCTGCAATCGTGCTGGCTTCGGTTTCCTTTGCCTACATCGTGCGGTTGACCCGTGCGAGCGTTGCCGACAACCTCGGTGCTGACTTTGTTCGCACAGCAACTGCAAAGGGACTATCTCGACGTCGAGTGGTCACCGTGCACGTGCTGCGCAACTCGCTCGTTCCGGTTGTTACCTATCTGGGCGTCGATATCGGCTCGCTCATGGTCGGCGCAATCGTCACCGAGGGAATCTTCAACATCAACGGCGTCGGTGGAACCGTCTACCGAGCAATCACATTGGGAGAGGGCCCCACGGTCGTCTCGTTCGTTGCGGTGATGGTTATCATCTTCGTGCTCGCCAACCTGCTCGTCGATTTGCTCTACGCCTCGCTCGACCCAAGGATTCGTTATGCCAAGTAA